Proteins from a single region of Hordeum vulgare subsp. vulgare chromosome 6H, MorexV3_pseudomolecules_assembly, whole genome shotgun sequence:
- the LOC123401333 gene encoding DEAD-box ATP-dependent RNA helicase 8 yields MDPRARYPPGTGNGRGGNPNYYGRGPPLSQNNHHHQQQTSAAHQQQYVQRQPQPQRQQHHQDHHHHQQQHHQNHHQQQQQQQQQQQWLRRNQITAAGTSGPKVVAPPPAAAGNDSSSQDWKAQLKLPPADTRFRTEDVTATKGNEFEDYFLKRELLMGIYEKGFEKPSPIQEESIPIALTGSDILARAKNGTGKTAAFCIPALEKIDQDRNAIQVVIVVPTRELALQTSQVCKELGKHLKIQVMVTTGGTSLKDDIVRLYQPVHLLVGTPGRILDLTKKGVCILKDCSMLVMDEADKLLSPEFQPSIEQLIRYLPASRQILMFSATFPVTVKEFKDKYLPKPYVINLMDELTLKGITQFYAFVEERQKVHCLNTLFSKLQINQSIIFCNSVNRVELLAKKITELGYSCFYIHAKMLQDHRNRVFHDFRNGACRNLVCTDLFTRGIDIQAVNVVINFDFPKSSETYLHRVGRSGRFGHLGLAVNLITYEDRFNLYRIEQELGTEIKPIPPQIDQAIYCQ; encoded by the exons ATGGATCCACGCGCTAGGTACCCTCCCGGAACCGGCAACGGTCGCGGCGGGAACCCTAACTACTACGGTCGTGGCCCGCCGTTGTCgcagaacaaccaccaccaccagcagcagacGTCGGCGGCGCACCAGCAACAATACGTGCAGCGCCAGCCGCAGCCGCAGCGGCAGCAGCATCAccaagatcaccaccaccaccagcagcagcatcACCAAAatcaccaccagcagcagcagcagcaacaacagcagcagcagtggctGCGGCGAAACCAGATCACCGCGGCCGGGACCAGCGGGCCCAAGGTCGTGGCGCCACCCCCAGCGGCAGCCGGTAACGATTCTAG TTCACAAGATTGGAAGGCCCAACTGAAGCTTCCACCCGCAGATACACGATTCAGGACAGAG GATGTTACTGCCACCAAAGGGAATGAGTTTGAAGACTATTTTCTTAAGCGTGAACTCCTGATGGGAATATATGAGAAAGGATTTGAAAAGCCCTCCCCAATCCAAGAAGAAAGCATTCCTATTGCATTAACTGGTAGTGATATTCTTGCTAGAGCAAAAAATGGAACTGGCAAGACAGCTGCATTTTGTATTCCTGCACTGGAAAAGATCGACCAGGACAGAAATGCTATTCAAG TTGTTATAGTTGTTCCCACAAGGGAATTGGCTCTACAGACATCCCAAGTCTGCAAAGAGCTTGGCAAACACCTGAAGATCCAAGTTATGGTCACCACTGGTGGAACTAGCCTGAAGGATGATATTGTTCGTCTATATCAACCTGTCCATTTACTTGTTGGAACGCCTGGGCGTATTTTGGACCTTACAAAGAAAGGTGTTTGCATCTTGAAGGACTGTTCAATGCTTGTTATGGACGAG gcagacaagcttctctctcctGAATTTCAACCTTCTATAGAGCAGTTGATCCGTTACCTTCCAGCGAGTCGACAGATTTTAATGTTTTCAGCAACATTCCCTGTGACTGTCAAGGAGTTCAAGGACAAATATCTGCCTAAACCTTATGTTATTAACCTCATGGATGAACTTACACTGAAGGGAATTACACAATTCTATGCTTTTGTAGAAGAAAGGCAGAAAGTTCATTGTCTTAACACCCTCTTTTCCAAG CTTCAAATAAACCAGTCAATAATATTCTGCAACTCTGTAAATCGTGTTGAGCTTTTAGCGAAAAAGATCACGGAGCTTGGTTACTCTTGCTTCTACATCCACGCAAAGATGCTGCAGGACCACCGTAACAGAGTTTTCCATGATTTCCGTAATGGGGCATGCAGAAACCTTGTTTGTACAG ATCTTTTTACAAGGGGGATAGATATTCAAGCTGTTAATGTTGTTATCAATTTTGATTTCCCCAAGAGCTCTGAAACGTATCTCCACAGG